A region of bacterium DNA encodes the following proteins:
- a CDS encoding cyclic nucleotide-binding domain-containing protein, translating to MMEKMSELTGRIGKTFGAGDVVFQQGDTGDTMYIIHTGTLAVIRETEGTGTVVARLNPGDFVGEMALVDQEPRSATVKAIEEATLVPITRSFLLKHSAKDTRFVLNLMESLSARLERVDEMLKWRFAESGPPAGPADGPPGDEPRSAAFLKSFSASLDPAALIRVNQGDIIFRTGDAGDVMYIILDGEVHVSQEEGGQRFVQARFGRGHFFGEMALVSGRPRVATAIAAAPSVLMPLTRETFLQKVQTDPEVALHTVQILIVRLRRSLQMLD from the coding sequence ATGATGGAAAAAATGTCGGAGCTCACCGGCAGGATCGGGAAGACTTTTGGGGCGGGAGATGTGGTGTTTCAGCAGGGGGATACCGGGGACACCATGTATATCATCCATACCGGCACCCTGGCCGTCATCCGGGAAACGGAAGGCACCGGCACAGTGGTTGCCCGTCTCAACCCCGGGGATTTTGTCGGAGAGATGGCCCTGGTAGACCAGGAGCCCAGGTCGGCTACCGTCAAGGCCATTGAAGAGGCAACCCTTGTTCCCATCACCCGGAGCTTTCTCCTCAAGCACAGCGCGAAGGACACCAGGTTCGTCCTGAACCTTATGGAAAGCCTCAGCGCCCGGCTTGAAAGGGTGGACGAAATGCTCAAGTGGCGGTTCGCCGAGTCGGGACCACCTGCCGGCCCGGCCGATGGACCTCCCGGCGACGAACCGAGGTCTGCCGCGTTCCTCAAAAGTTTCAGTGCCTCCCTGGACCCTGCCGCCCTCATCAGAGTCAACCAGGGAGATATTATTTTCCGTACCGGAGATGCCGGAGATGTCATGTACATCATCCTGGACGGTGAGGTTCACGTCAGCCAGGAGGAGGGGGGACAGCGCTTCGTGCAAGCTCGTTTCGGCAGGGGCCATTTCTTCGGTGAGATGGCTCTCGTCTCGGGTAGGCCCAGGGTGGCCACAGCCATTGCCGCAGCACCGTCGGTGCTCATGCCGCTGACTCGCGAGACGTTCCTTCAGAAGGTGCAGACCGACCCCGAAGTTGCTCTTCACACGGTACAGATCCTCATCGTACGCTTGAGGCGATCCCTGCAGATGCTCGATTAG
- a CDS encoding response regulator, with product MSTILIIDSAETFARYVELVVGRYGCRTIGVKSAQEALKVLSDGAVDLVIAQENLPDMEWPEFCRRIREGSDPSRVPVIMLSAEPARTGSSECGGVVVAEVRTKPISIGDLIDVLSEYLPLQNKRRTLRAAVALRALIRIGSELIPCQVLNLSEGGVFVLRNQPGEVGDDVTLILPLPGLEKPVKVAGKVAYVIRKSTEKKPRGMGVQFETVPDETTELLQAYLEDQVATILGR from the coding sequence ATGAGTACCATCCTGATCATCGATTCGGCCGAAACGTTTGCCCGTTACGTGGAACTGGTAGTCGGGCGCTACGGTTGCCGTACCATCGGGGTCAAATCAGCCCAGGAAGCCTTGAAGGTGCTGTCCGATGGGGCCGTGGATCTTGTCATCGCACAGGAGAATCTTCCCGATATGGAGTGGCCGGAGTTCTGTCGCCGGATCAGGGAAGGGTCCGACCCCTCCCGGGTCCCGGTGATCATGCTTTCAGCGGAACCGGCCAGGACCGGCAGCAGCGAGTGCGGCGGAGTCGTGGTAGCGGAGGTACGGACAAAGCCGATCTCCATAGGGGACCTCATCGATGTCCTGTCGGAATACCTTCCTTTACAAAACAAGCGACGGACTCTCAGGGCCGCGGTTGCCTTGAGGGCACTCATTCGCATCGGAAGCGAGCTGATCCCCTGCCAGGTGCTCAACCTGAGCGAGGGAGGGGTCTTCGTGCTCAGAAACCAGCCGGGCGAGGTGGGGGACGATGTGACGCTGATCCTGCCCCTGCCCGGGCTTGAAAAACCGGTCAAGGTCGCCGGCAAGGTGGCTTACGTTATCAGGAAGAGCACCGAAAAAAAACCGAGGGGGATGGGGGTCCAGTTCGAAACCGTCCCCGACGAGACCACCGAACTTCTCCAGGCTTACCTTGAGGACCAGGTCGCCACCATCCTGGGGCGATGA